A single Phoenix dactylifera cultivar Barhee BC4 chromosome 1, palm_55x_up_171113_PBpolish2nd_filt_p, whole genome shotgun sequence DNA region contains:
- the LOC103724226 gene encoding myosin heavy chain, embryonic smooth muscle isoform-like codes for MTRKKAAAAAEKEQEESYSPPSSGRDVSPDKMESLKTLNHLLVKETLELRQQVGHLLSRHDSLSDDQAFLAGVERDVSCLVLSFGLAERELAARRVEADLRSLAGAEERVRSLQARVDSMAEELRSSGERLEMVVGEKDEMKKALDLALSEKDSSLMDLDRKEKELRVLEAKVTELEVGIAEAGANVGKLEIERNDLVEQGNKRQETIHSLLQEKASMETSLDEYRQLVESIEREMEEVIKIKQEEVETVKAKNEAIAAKVSALEAEHQSHVENNQILEAEVDGLKAAIDSRKIEEEGLRNEIAEMEKKNVEVTEELRSEVAEKEAFVAKVSTLESEIRSLSESNHRLGAELNSSKSAAEVLKKEEEGLRSQAAEMEKRNEKVTEELERLQAELGALEKGKEGILLDYEEQMMVSAKELDGLRTRMGEIEREKDAIEGMRAVQQSEIDALQKELKQFQSTVHELQVLCNACINTNAQLQTERDSAWRDLDLQKVEERCLRVQIEELKKRNDEVEDERQQLRSALGDFARKEEERKLQSDVLKEEKASTEKKLLTSQQSLEDMEIKFRAADMNSGRALSLLKDTREMMLHGLVEGKENDVERSIGNEEEKDEELQPFVKELEAIKMAFKGRVGKIEDMSRELKVLQHEVAEARKKGGLGRWLYPAATTVLAAISFAAYAAKGA; via the coding sequence ATGACCCGAAaaaaggcggcggcggcggcggagaaggagcaggaggagtcgTACTCACCGCCGTCTTCGGGCCGAGACGTATCACCGGACAAGATGGAGAGCCTCAAGACTCTCAACCACCTCCTCGTCAAGGAGACGCTGGAGCTGCGGCAGCAGGTGGGCCACCTCCTGTCTCGCCACGATAGCCTCTCCGACGACCAAGCCTTCCTCGCCGGCGTCGAGCGCGACGTCAGCTGCCTTGTCCTCTCTTTCGGCCTCGCCGAGCGGGAGCTCGCGGCGCGGCGGGTGGAGGCGGACCTCCGGTCGCTGGCGGGGGCGGAGGAGCGGGTGAGGTCGCTGCAGGCGAGGGTGGATTCCATGGCGGAAGAGCTGAGGAGCAGCGGGGAGAGATTGGAGATGGTGGTTGGAGAGAAGGATGAGATGAAGAAGGCTCTGGACCTCGCCCTATCGGAAAAAGATTCGAGCTTGATGGACCTTGATCGCAAGGAGAAGGAGCTGAGGGTTCTGGAAGCCAAAGTCACGGAGCTGGAGGTTGGTATAGCTGAAGCCGGAGCAAATGTTGGGAAATTAGAGATTGAGCGCAATGATCTTGTGGAACAGGGGAATAAGAGGCAAGAAACCATCCATTCTCTTCTCCAGGAGAAGGCTTCCATGGAAACCAGCCTCGACGAATACCGGCAGTTGGTAGAAAGTATTGAGAGGGAGATGGAAGAAGTGATCAAGATTAAgcaagaagaggtggagacggTGAAGGCCAAGAACGAGGCGATCGCCGCGAAGGTATCAGCTTTGGAAGCAGAGCATCAAAGCCATGTCGAGAACAATCAAATATTGGAGGCTGAGGTTGATGGCTTGAAGGCTGCCATTGATTCAAGGAAGATAGAAGAGGAAGGGTTGCGGAATGAAATTGCCGAGATGGAAAAGAAGAATGTTGAGGTCACAGAGGAGCTGCGCTCTGAAGTTGCCGAGAAGGAGGCTTTTGTTGCAAAAGTATCGACTTTAGAGTCAGAGATACGGAGCCTTTCCGAGAGCAACCATAGGCTGGGAGCTGAGCTTAATAGCTCTAAATCTGCTGCCGAAGTgctgaagaaggaggaggaagggctGCGTTCTCAAGCTGCggagatggagaagaggaatgaaaAGGTTACGGAGGAGCTCGAGAGGCTTCAGGCAGAGTTGGGTGCTCTGGAGAAGGGGAAGGAAGGAATTCTGCTCGACTACGAGGAGCAGATGATGGTGTCTGCCAAGGAGCTGGATGGTTTGAGGACCAGGATGGGGGAGATTGAAAGGGAGAAGGATGCAATCGAGGGAATGAGGGCTGTCCAGCAGTCTGAAATTGATGCTTTGCAGAAAGAGTTGAAACAGTTCCAATCAACTGTTCATGAGTTGCAAGTTCTGTGCAATGCCTGCATCAACACAAACGCCCAACTGCAAACTGAGAGGGATTCTGCTTGGAGAGACCTCGATCTTCAGAAGGTGGAAGAGCGATGCCTGAGAGTGCAAATTGAGGagttgaagaagaggaacgatgAGGTTGAAGACGAGAGGCAGCAGCTTCGGAGTGCACTCGGTGACTTTGCTCGGAAGGAGGAGGAACGGAAGCTGCAATCTGATGTGCTGAAGGAGGAAAAAGCTTCGACTGAGAAGAAACTGCTAACTTCTCAGCAGAGTCTCGAGGATATGGAGATAAAGTTCAGAGCTGCCGATATGAACTCTGGGAGGGCCCTTTCCCTTCTGAAGGATACCAGAGAAATGATGCTGCATGGATTAGTTGAAGGAAAAGAGAATGATGTCGAGAGGAGTATTGGGAAtgaggaagagaaggatgagGAGCTGCAGCCATTTGTGAAAGAGTTGGAGGCCATCAAGATGGCCTTCAAGGGCAGGGTGGGGAAGATTGAGGACATGAGCAGGGAGCTTAAGGTCTTGCAGCATGAAGTGGCCGAGGCTCGGAAGAAGGGAGGACTGGGGAGATGGCTGTATCCCGCTGCAACCACCGTTCTTGCTGCCATCTCCTTTGCCGCCTATGCGGCCAAGGGTGCTTAA
- the LOC103717248 gene encoding uncharacterized protein LOC103717248 — protein MESSSLTEKASYEQWERSNRLSLILIKSHISKGIRGSIPNCHKAKNFMKAIEEQFISFDKALASTLIKRLSDMRHNGSKSVHEHIMEMRDIAARLRGLEIEI, from the coding sequence ATGGAATCAAGTTCGCTAACTGAAAAGGCTTCTTATGAGCAGTGGGAGCGATCTAATCGCTTAAGTTTGATACTCATTAAGTCTCATATCAGTAAGGGAATCAGGGGTTCGATCCCTAATTGCCATAAGGCAAAGAATTTCATGAAGGCCATAGAAGAGCAGTTTATCAGCTTTGATAAGGCATTGGCTAGCACCCTGATAAAAAGGCTTTCAGACATGAGGCATAATGGTTCTAAAAGTGTGCATGAACACATTATGGAGATGCGTGACATTGCTGCTCGACTTAGAGGTTTAGAGATAGAGATTTAA